Below is a genomic region from Pelagicoccus enzymogenes.
TTCATGGACGATATGGTGAATGGGAAACAGAATACGAAAACTGGGGACCGGTCTACTCCTGCATCGAAAAATGGATCGAATCGCCAGACTGGAGCCAAGAAGCAATCGAAGCACTTCTGTACCTTCTCGCCAGAGATAACGAAGTGATGAACATTAGATATCAGCTTGGCGATCACCCTGAAATTGCAATTGAGCTAGCAAAAAGATCACTAAAAAGTAAAGAATCATGCGCGAAATGGCAGATTGTAGAGTGTATTGGTAATTTGGAACATCCAGAAATCGATCAATTGCTTTACCAACTCTATTTCGACCGAGACTACTACGTTCAAAGACGATGCATGATGGAATCAGCAAAGAGAAAGTCATTATTCACTAGAGAAATGATCGAGCTTTCTTGGTCCACGCATGACGAATATCAGATGATCTGCGTCCTATGGTCGCTCCATTGGCTTAAGGCTCCAGATTTGCCCGATTTCCTAAGCGTAGCAAAGAACAGCGAATACGACCTTCTCAAAAAAAATGTGGAAGAAA
It encodes:
- a CDS encoding HEAT repeat domain-containing protein, whose translation is MNIISEAQRFKEWANQFPVHGRYGEWETEYENWGPVYSCIEKWIESPDWSQEAIEALLYLLARDNEVMNIRYQLGDHPEIAIELAKRSLKSKESCAKWQIVECIGNLEHPEIDQLLYQLYFDRDYYVQRRCMMESAKRKSLFTREMIELSWSTHDEYQMICVLWSLHWLKAPDLPDFLSVAKNSEYDLLKKNVEEISNQTSLTTPDAARPTS